In Halococcus hamelinensis 100A6, a single genomic region encodes these proteins:
- the mch gene encoding methenyltetrahydromethanopterin cyclohydrolase, which produces MESLNRMALELVDEALDFADELGIAADELDNGTTVFDFGHGVAGGYEAGLLLAEIQTAGLATVGTRMGTVADAPLPHVELTTDRPALALLCAQKAGWELSVEDYEGLGSGPARALVADEDVFARIGYGDDFDFGVLALEADALPTEQVAEHIADRAALPANSLFLLSVPTASLVGSVTVGARAAELATVRLVDLGYDPLDIRSVAADAPIPPVAGDETTALARTNDALAYGGRVHFTVAEDFERFADLPSTAADEYGTPFEAIFDDVDWSFADLPDGLFAPAQVTVDVVGGPTHTFGATDHAVLAESFEL; this is translated from the coding sequence ATGGAGAGCCTCAATCGAATGGCGCTCGAACTCGTCGACGAGGCGCTCGACTTCGCCGACGAGCTCGGGATCGCCGCCGACGAACTCGACAACGGGACGACGGTGTTCGACTTCGGCCACGGCGTGGCGGGCGGCTACGAGGCTGGGCTGTTGCTGGCGGAGATCCAGACCGCCGGCCTCGCCACCGTCGGAACCCGGATGGGGACCGTCGCCGACGCGCCGCTGCCCCACGTCGAACTCACCACCGACCGGCCCGCGCTCGCGTTGCTCTGCGCCCAGAAGGCGGGCTGGGAGCTGAGCGTCGAGGACTACGAAGGGCTCGGGAGCGGGCCGGCGCGCGCCCTGGTCGCCGACGAGGACGTCTTCGCGCGGATCGGCTACGGCGACGACTTCGACTTCGGCGTGCTCGCGCTCGAAGCCGACGCCCTCCCGACCGAGCAGGTCGCCGAACACATCGCCGACCGGGCCGCGCTCCCCGCCAACTCCCTCTTCCTCCTCAGCGTGCCGACCGCGAGCCTCGTCGGGAGCGTCACGGTCGGCGCGCGCGCCGCCGAACTCGCGACCGTCCGGCTCGTGGATCTCGGCTACGACCCGCTCGACATCCGCTCGGTGGCCGCCGACGCACCGATCCCACCGGTCGCCGGCGACGAGACGACCGCGCTCGCAAGGACCAACGACGCGCTCGCCTACGGCGGCCGGGTCCACTTCACCGTCGCCGAGGACTTCGAGCGGTTCGCCGACCTCCCCTCGACCGCCGCCGACGAGTACGGCACGCCGTTCGAGGCGATCTTCGACGACGTCGACTGGTCGTTCGCGGACCTTCCCGATGGCTTGTTCGCGCCCGCCCAGGTCACCGTCGACGTGGTCGGCGGGCCGACCCACACCTTCGGCGCGACCGACCACGCGGTCCTCGCCGAGTCGTTCGAGCTGTGA
- a CDS encoding M48 family metallopeptidase, with translation MAHLGRRVLAIGAGTWLLVTALLAAATGYGLLRALVLDGSLGTVLVVAIGAALALGYLSYRSGSQRLLSRLGATPLSTTAAPGVHASLDRLADRMAVDAPALYVARLGQPNAFALGRDTLVVDRSLLRLLGPAELEAILAHELAHLAGRDTLVQTLANSLLRTVTGLALVLFAPFVAVFGVACWGLSLLLGRPMRGAGSVASGPRRAAMRLLVGLVTGPTVALRAYSRRREYAADERAVDVLDDPLALARALRTIQRATEPGFGLFSWLFGDVERERSPLERTFATHPPTDDRIERVREAARTRGGSETGRGRIEVN, from the coding sequence ATGGCCCACCTCGGACGCCGCGTGCTCGCCATCGGGGCGGGCACGTGGCTCCTCGTCACCGCGCTCCTCGCCGCCGCGACGGGCTACGGGCTGCTCCGCGCGCTCGTGCTCGACGGGAGCCTCGGGACGGTGCTCGTCGTCGCGATCGGCGCGGCGCTCGCGCTCGGCTACCTGAGCTACCGCTCCGGCAGCCAGCGCCTTCTCAGTCGTCTAGGCGCGACGCCGTTGTCGACGACGGCCGCGCCGGGCGTCCACGCGAGCCTCGACCGCCTCGCCGACCGGATGGCTGTCGACGCGCCCGCGCTCTACGTCGCGCGTCTCGGCCAGCCGAACGCGTTCGCGCTCGGGCGCGACACGCTTGTGGTCGACCGCTCGCTGCTTCGCCTCCTCGGCCCGGCCGAACTCGAAGCCATCCTCGCCCACGAACTCGCCCACCTCGCGGGCCGCGACACGCTCGTCCAGACGCTCGCCAACAGCCTCCTCAGAACCGTGACCGGCCTCGCGCTGGTCCTGTTCGCGCCGTTCGTCGCGGTCTTCGGGGTGGCCTGCTGGGGGCTCTCACTCCTGCTCGGCCGGCCGATGCGGGGTGCCGGAAGCGTCGCGAGCGGGCCGCGCCGCGCGGCGATGCGGCTCCTCGTGGGTCTCGTCACCGGGCCGACCGTCGCGCTCCGGGCGTACTCGCGCCGCCGTGAGTACGCCGCCGACGAACGCGCGGTCGACGTCCTCGACGACCCGCTGGCGCTCGCGCGGGCGCTCAGGACGATCCAGCGCGCCACCGAACCCGGCTTCGGGCTGTTCTCGTGGCTGTTCGGCGACGTCGAACGCGAACGGAGCCCGCTCGAACGCACGTTCGCGACCCACCCGCCGACCGACGACCGGATCGAGCGGGTTCGCGAGGCCGCCCGGACGCGCGGCGGGTCGGAAACGGGCCGCGGCCGTATCGAGGTCAACTGA
- a CDS encoding thiamine-binding protein, translating into MTVVALLSVAPVREGSMAGEVAKAVAALDEFDVTYETNPMGTVIETDTAAELFAAARAAHEAVDGDRVSTVLKVDDKRTATTTAGEKVDAVERELGHAARSDRE; encoded by the coding sequence ATGACAGTGGTCGCACTCCTCAGCGTGGCCCCGGTTCGGGAGGGAAGCATGGCGGGCGAGGTCGCGAAGGCCGTCGCGGCGCTCGACGAGTTCGACGTGACCTACGAGACCAACCCGATGGGTACGGTGATCGAAACCGACACCGCGGCGGAGCTGTTTGCGGCCGCGCGCGCCGCCCACGAGGCCGTCGACGGCGACCGCGTGAGCACGGTGCTCAAGGTCGACGACAAGCGCACGGCGACCACGACGGCCGGTGAGAAGGTCGACGCGGTCGAACGCGAACTCGGTCACGCCGCCCGGAGCGACCGCGAGTAG
- a CDS encoding alpha/beta fold hydrolase, whose protein sequence is MESARVTANGIEFAYHEWGDGDRLALCLHGFPDDAGTFDTLAPRLADAGFTVVAPFMRGYGSTGPAPDGDYSASALGRDALALADALGGDLDLVDPIVVGHDWGAVAAYAAATIDPEAFTHLVGMAVPPGFPTNALGHPRQWLRSWYMGFFQLPDLPERALRAEGFALVELLWGLWSPTWDYPEARIESVRETFRTPGTVAAALAYYRQLARGLVARNPFADRDGSGIEVPGLVVAGADDGCIGSELFADVDDAFAADSRAVAVRGAGHFVHRERPAVVAEEVTSFVGR, encoded by the coding sequence ATGGAATCGGCCCGCGTGACGGCCAACGGCATCGAATTCGCGTACCACGAGTGGGGCGACGGCGACCGGCTCGCGCTCTGCCTCCACGGCTTCCCCGACGACGCCGGGACGTTCGACACGCTCGCGCCGCGGCTCGCGGATGCGGGGTTCACCGTCGTCGCGCCCTTCATGCGCGGCTACGGTTCCACCGGCCCCGCCCCCGACGGCGACTACTCGGCGAGCGCGCTCGGCCGCGACGCGCTCGCGCTCGCCGACGCGCTCGGTGGGGATCTCGACCTCGTGGATCCCATCGTCGTCGGCCACGACTGGGGTGCCGTGGCGGCCTACGCCGCGGCGACCATCGACCCCGAGGCGTTCACCCACCTCGTCGGGATGGCCGTCCCGCCGGGCTTCCCGACGAACGCCCTCGGCCACCCGCGCCAGTGGCTCCGGAGCTGGTACATGGGCTTCTTCCAGCTTCCCGACCTCCCCGAACGCGCGCTCCGGGCCGAGGGGTTCGCGCTGGTCGAACTCCTCTGGGGGCTCTGGAGCCCGACCTGGGACTACCCCGAAGCGCGCATCGAGAGCGTGCGGGAGACGTTTCGCACGCCGGGAACCGTCGCGGCCGCGCTGGCGTACTACCGCCAGCTCGCCCGCGGGCTGGTGGCGCGGAACCCGTTCGCGGACCGTGACGGCAGCGGTATCGAGGTGCCGGGGCTGGTGGTCGCCGGCGCGGACGACGGCTGCATCGGCTCCGAACTCTTCGCCGACGTCGACGACGCCTTCGCGGCCGACAGTCGGGCGGTCGCGGTTCGCGGGGCGGGCCACTTCGTGCATCGCGAGCGCCCCGCGGTCGTGGCCGAGGAGGTCACGAGCTTCGTCGGGCGCTGA
- a CDS encoding NAD(P)/FAD-dependent oxidoreductase codes for MIGIVGGGISGLAAAYRLQTAGHEVRVFEASGDVGGLAATYETRGDRIEAFYHHLSKSEETIVDLAEELGLGDAVEWRLGKNAYYVDGTVHPMDTPWEILAYPHLSLYDTFRLGMLTLDIDVRGGVPTFDSYEDLRDYEDVPITEFLLDHTTRGVYENFFEPLLEAKFGSRRDDVSAAWLLGRIKFRGERDLLRGEFLGYFEGGFHRLVDALVAAVGRENVVTDARVTDLAIENGAVESLTAETDTGTETHAVDDVVVAAMPNVLEDLTGYACEIDFQGTVCSVLSLSEPVMDTYWLNIADEAPFGALIEHTNFVPPERYGDEHLLYAVSYVQDPEEPIWRMDDAAVEETWLMGIEDLFPDFDRGSVNWVKTARNPRTAPVYERGYLDMVVPYDLGDAVAEGVYYAGMASRAQYPERSLNGGILAGFACADRIAEGDGPGPRPRTSDGVGAVGDGGR; via the coding sequence ATGATCGGCATCGTCGGCGGCGGCATCTCGGGGCTCGCCGCGGCCTATCGGCTCCAGACGGCGGGCCACGAGGTGCGCGTGTTCGAGGCGAGCGGGGACGTCGGCGGTCTCGCCGCGACCTACGAGACCCGGGGCGACCGGATCGAGGCGTTCTACCACCACCTCTCGAAGTCCGAGGAGACCATCGTCGACCTCGCCGAGGAACTCGGGCTCGGCGACGCGGTCGAGTGGCGGCTCGGGAAGAACGCCTACTACGTCGATGGAACGGTCCACCCGATGGACACCCCCTGGGAGATCCTCGCCTACCCTCATCTCTCGCTCTACGACACGTTCCGGCTCGGGATGTTGACCCTCGACATCGACGTCCGCGGCGGGGTCCCGACGTTCGACAGCTACGAGGACCTCCGGGACTACGAGGACGTCCCCATCACGGAGTTCCTGCTCGACCACACCACCCGCGGGGTCTACGAGAACTTCTTCGAACCCCTCCTGGAGGCCAAGTTCGGCTCGCGGCGCGACGACGTGAGTGCGGCCTGGCTGCTGGGGCGGATCAAGTTCCGCGGCGAGCGCGACCTCCTGCGCGGCGAGTTCCTGGGCTACTTCGAGGGGGGCTTCCACCGGCTCGTCGACGCGCTGGTCGCCGCCGTCGGGCGCGAGAACGTCGTGACGGACGCGCGCGTCACGGACCTCGCCATCGAGAACGGCGCGGTCGAGTCGCTGACGGCCGAGACGGACACGGGCACCGAGACCCACGCCGTCGACGACGTCGTGGTGGCGGCGATGCCCAACGTACTAGAAGACCTCACGGGATACGCCTGTGAGATCGATTTCCAGGGTACCGTCTGCTCGGTGCTCTCGCTCTCGGAGCCGGTGATGGACACCTACTGGCTCAACATCGCCGACGAGGCTCCCTTCGGCGCGCTGATCGAACACACCAACTTCGTCCCGCCGGAGCGCTACGGCGACGAACACCTCCTCTACGCCGTGAGCTACGTACAGGACCCCGAAGAGCCGATCTGGCGGATGGACGACGCGGCCGTCGAGGAGACCTGGCTGATGGGCATCGAGGACCTCTTTCCGGACTTCGACCGCGGCTCCGTGAACTGGGTGAAAACCGCGAGAAACCCGCGGACGGCACCGGTCTACGAGCGCGGCTACCTCGACATGGTGGTGCCCTACGACCTCGGCGACGCGGTCGCGGAGGGCGTCTACTACGCCGGGATGGCGAGCCGGGCGCAGTACCCCGAACGCAGTCTCAACGGCGGGATCCTCGCCGGCTTCGCCTGTGCCGACCGGATCGCCGAGGGGGACGGACCCGGCCCCCGGCCGCGAACGAGCGACGGGGTCGGGGCGGTCGGCGACGGGGGTCGATAA
- a CDS encoding amphi-Trp domain-containing protein: protein MADIKTEREMSRTDVATYLHRFADKLGGTDDATRTIGDDAAQTTENDAAQTTGNDAASSSSGSETTAATDEVDETTRRDQAESAGSNERVTFTLGNDSATVNPPETIQFEVAVDSTAGMLESGSHETVAFTLQWDAEPTDDEGELDIH, encoded by the coding sequence ATGGCGGACATCAAAACCGAACGCGAGATGAGCCGGACGGACGTCGCGACGTATCTCCACCGGTTCGCCGACAAACTCGGTGGTACCGACGACGCGACACGGACGATCGGGGACGACGCGGCACAGACAACCGAGAACGATGCGGCACAGACGACGGGGAACGACGCGGCGTCGTCGTCGTCGGGGTCGGAGACGACGGCCGCGACGGACGAGGTGGACGAGACCACTCGACGTGATCAGGCGGAATCGGCTGGCTCCAACGAGCGCGTGACGTTCACGCTCGGCAACGACAGCGCGACGGTCAACCCGCCCGAGACGATCCAGTTCGAGGTCGCGGTCGACTCCACGGCCGGCATGCTCGAATCCGGCAGCCACGAAACCGTCGCGTTCACGCTCCAGTGGGACGCCGAGCCAACGGACGACGAGGGCGAACTCGACATCCACTGA
- a CDS encoding helix-turn-helix domain-containing protein, whose translation MTTIAELELPADEFALWETLDTLPDARFEVVQVVARNRNSAIPYLWVRCDDLSALSDALENDPSVEHVTLLEELDGEFLYRMTWTYRIRVLIHILVEEEATVLDARGGDGRWRFRVLFPTRDSLATTHDFCEAADFSIDLKQVYELDSTRHGRFGLTESQYVTLVTALELGYYDIPRGIDLQGLAEEFGISYQSVSERLRRGHRNFVRNALGWGSLDEED comes from the coding sequence ATGACGACGATCGCGGAACTCGAACTCCCCGCCGACGAGTTCGCGCTGTGGGAGACCCTCGATACGCTGCCGGACGCCCGTTTCGAGGTGGTTCAGGTGGTCGCCCGCAATCGGAACTCCGCGATCCCGTACCTCTGGGTGCGGTGTGACGACCTCTCGGCGCTCTCGGACGCGCTGGAGAACGACCCGAGCGTCGAGCACGTCACGCTGCTGGAGGAACTCGACGGGGAGTTCCTCTACCGGATGACGTGGACCTACCGGATCCGGGTGCTGATCCACATCCTCGTCGAGGAGGAGGCGACGGTGCTCGACGCCCGCGGCGGCGACGGCCGATGGCGGTTTCGCGTGCTGTTCCCGACGCGGGACTCGCTCGCGACCACCCACGACTTCTGCGAGGCCGCTGATTTCTCCATCGACCTCAAGCAGGTCTACGAACTCGACAGCACCCGTCACGGTCGCTTCGGGCTCACCGAGAGCCAGTACGTGACGCTCGTCACGGCGCTCGAACTCGGCTACTACGACATCCCCCGCGGGATCGACCTCCAGGGGCTCGCCGAGGAGTTCGGGATCTCGTATCAGTCCGTCTCCGAACGACTCCGCCGGGGCCACCGCAACTTCGTCCGGAACGCGTTGGGGTGGGGCTCGCTCGACGAGGAGGACTGA
- a CDS encoding mechanosensitive ion channel family protein, producing MKYSYTVNDGIVLQQVPQYLQDTVANIIGALPAIVAAIVILVIGLVVGRILGGVVERVVRRINPGQYTQGTPLARRDVDGDVAQALGDLAKYIVYFLALLLALDQVNLPIPGDVLSDITTAGLRVVVAAAILVAGFAVGRFVGDVVTGIVDGFGFDSYLRGTPLATVTASVGGVGRAVGVVVELLVYYFAVVAAVDALQFPALARPLGAFVGQLPLIVAGLLVLVVGIYLADVIGDFVAGIDRSRATDIVGMVVQLFVYYVVVVFALDTAGFDTTVLLTLLNTVVIAFFGALGVALALAVGIGVGWGSKDYVAENIDDWMRRARGSAADLAEEDSGTDEGFDSPPSD from the coding sequence ATGAAATACTCGTACACAGTCAACGACGGTATCGTTCTCCAGCAGGTCCCCCAGTACCTCCAGGACACGGTCGCGAACATCATCGGGGCGCTCCCCGCGATCGTCGCCGCGATAGTCATCCTGGTCATCGGGCTCGTCGTCGGGCGGATCCTCGGCGGCGTGGTCGAGCGGGTCGTCAGACGGATCAACCCCGGTCAGTACACCCAGGGGACCCCGCTCGCCCGGCGTGACGTCGACGGCGACGTCGCGCAAGCGCTCGGCGACCTCGCGAAGTACATCGTCTACTTCCTCGCGCTCTTGCTGGCGCTCGACCAGGTCAACCTCCCGATCCCCGGCGACGTGCTCTCGGACATCACCACCGCCGGGCTTCGCGTGGTCGTCGCGGCGGCCATCCTGGTCGCCGGGTTCGCGGTCGGCCGGTTCGTCGGCGATGTCGTCACGGGCATCGTCGACGGGTTCGGGTTCGACAGCTACCTCCGTGGGACGCCGCTCGCCACGGTGACGGCGTCGGTCGGCGGCGTCGGGCGGGCGGTCGGCGTGGTCGTCGAGCTCCTGGTCTACTACTTCGCGGTGGTCGCCGCGGTCGACGCGCTCCAGTTCCCGGCGCTCGCGCGTCCCCTGGGCGCGTTCGTCGGCCAGCTCCCGCTCATCGTCGCCGGACTGCTCGTGCTCGTCGTCGGGATCTACCTCGCCGACGTGATCGGCGACTTCGTCGCGGGCATCGACCGGAGCCGGGCGACCGACATCGTGGGCATGGTCGTCCAGTTGTTCGTCTACTACGTGGTCGTCGTGTTCGCGCTCGACACCGCGGGCTTCGACACCACGGTGCTCCTCACCCTGCTCAACACGGTCGTGATAGCGTTCTTCGGGGCGCTCGGGGTCGCGCTCGCGCTCGCGGTCGGCATCGGCGTCGGCTGGGGCAGCAAGGACTACGTCGCCGAGAACATCGACGACTGGATGCGGCGCGCACGCGGCAGCGCCGCCGACCTCGCCGAGGAGGACTCGGGGACCGACGAGGGCTTCGACTCGCCGCCGAGCGACTGA
- a CDS encoding AI-2E family transporter, translating to MASSPLGDYDRSRIPMWIAAVVLVFALSFIVWKYIGTFILGLFVYYITRPIHRRLYMVIRNQSLSAIVSLLTIAVPVIFLIGYTVYVGAIQLATFAESADLQPVLDALQPYVGDLSTTSASSTDPDAVLSSLTNDPQQFLSGGAVDTANQALAPVFGYLGAFGNGLIQLFVVLAFAFYLLRDDHKLAAWFRNELAGEGSPVHAYLKEVDHNLMTIYFGNILNAFATAILAVAFYNGLNVFSPAEIAVPAPTLLGVLTGVGSLIPVVGMKIVYVPVALLLAVEALLQNPALIWFPLVFAAVSLVIVDTIPDLILRPYVSGRDLHTGAVMIAYIIGPLLFGWYGLFLGPLILVLVVHFARILLPELVRGEPVTASATAGNPLDPNDNVYSPDPAPVDPDEAEVERDSSATDDGESADDRNTASGGPSDTDD from the coding sequence ATGGCCTCCTCTCCCCTCGGCGACTACGACCGCTCGCGGATCCCGATGTGGATCGCGGCGGTCGTGCTGGTCTTCGCGCTCTCGTTCATCGTCTGGAAGTACATCGGCACGTTCATCCTCGGGCTGTTCGTCTACTACATCACCCGCCCGATCCATCGCCGGCTCTACATGGTCATCCGGAACCAGAGCCTCAGCGCAATAGTCTCCCTGCTCACGATCGCGGTCCCGGTGATCTTCCTGATCGGCTATACGGTCTACGTCGGGGCGATCCAGCTCGCGACGTTCGCCGAGAGCGCGGACCTCCAGCCCGTGCTCGACGCACTCCAGCCCTACGTCGGCGACCTGAGCACGACGAGCGCATCGAGCACCGACCCCGACGCGGTGCTGTCGTCGCTGACGAACGACCCCCAGCAGTTCCTGAGCGGCGGCGCGGTGGACACGGCGAACCAAGCGCTCGCCCCCGTCTTCGGCTACCTCGGTGCGTTCGGTAACGGGCTGATCCAGCTGTTCGTGGTGCTCGCGTTCGCCTTCTACCTCCTCCGCGACGACCACAAGCTCGCGGCGTGGTTCCGCAACGAGCTCGCGGGCGAGGGCTCGCCGGTCCACGCCTACCTGAAGGAGGTCGACCACAACCTGATGACGATCTACTTCGGGAACATCCTCAACGCCTTCGCCACGGCGATCCTCGCGGTGGCCTTCTACAACGGCCTCAACGTCTTCAGCCCCGCCGAGATCGCCGTCCCCGCCCCGACCCTGCTCGGCGTCCTCACCGGCGTCGGCAGCCTGATACCGGTCGTCGGGATGAAGATCGTCTACGTCCCGGTCGCGCTCCTGCTCGCGGTCGAGGCACTGCTCCAGAACCCCGCACTGATCTGGTTCCCCCTCGTGTTCGCGGCGGTCTCGCTGGTGATCGTGGACACCATCCCCGACCTGATCCTCCGGCCGTACGTCTCGGGTCGGGACCTCCACACCGGCGCGGTGATGATCGCCTACATCATCGGGCCGCTGCTGTTCGGGTGGTACGGTCTGTTCCTCGGGCCGCTGATCCTGGTGCTCGTGGTCCACTTCGCGCGGATCCTGCTGCCCGAACTCGTCCGCGGCGAGCCCGTCACCGCGAGCGCGACCGCGGGCAACCCGCTCGACCCGAACGACAACGTCTACTCGCCCGACCCCGCACCCGTCGACCCCGACGAAGCGGAGGTGGAGCGAGATTCGAGCGCGACCGACGACGGCGAATCCGCCGACGACCGCAACACCGCCTCGGGCGGGCCGTCCGACACCGACGACTGA
- a CDS encoding quinone oxidoreductase family protein gives MKAIEVTEFGDSNVIEATERDAPEPGPGEVRVAVEAVGVNFADIMQRRGHYHGGPKPPYVPGMEAAGTIDAVGDDVEREVGERVVAMTNQAYAESVTADAAGLFDVPESMAFAEAAGFPVQFLTAHNTLFEWGGLEEGERVLVHAAAGGVGTAAVQLASEAGAEVFGTASTQEKRDLAERLGADHLIDYTETDFAEAVNEETDGEGVDLVLDGIGGETSQQSLDCLAHGGRMVAYGAASGQPGQLDTSTLLFNNFSIYGYHLGQAMQRDPGRVLGAVDHLTELLTGGDLEVVVGETFPLSEAAAAHEYIENRESSGKVVLEP, from the coding sequence ATGAAGGCCATCGAGGTGACGGAGTTCGGCGACAGCAACGTCATCGAGGCAACCGAGCGCGACGCGCCCGAACCGGGTCCGGGCGAGGTCCGGGTCGCGGTCGAGGCGGTCGGGGTGAACTTCGCGGACATCATGCAGCGCCGCGGCCACTACCACGGCGGGCCGAAACCGCCCTACGTCCCCGGGATGGAGGCCGCGGGCACTATCGACGCCGTCGGCGACGACGTCGAGCGCGAGGTCGGCGAGCGCGTCGTGGCGATGACCAACCAGGCCTACGCCGAGTCGGTCACCGCGGACGCCGCGGGGCTGTTCGACGTGCCCGAATCGATGGCGTTCGCCGAGGCGGCGGGCTTTCCGGTCCAGTTCCTGACGGCGCACAACACCCTCTTCGAGTGGGGCGGGCTGGAGGAGGGCGAGCGGGTGCTGGTCCACGCCGCCGCGGGCGGGGTCGGGACCGCCGCCGTCCAGCTCGCGAGCGAGGCCGGTGCGGAGGTCTTCGGCACCGCGAGCACCCAGGAGAAACGCGACCTCGCCGAACGCCTCGGCGCGGACCACCTGATCGACTACACGGAGACGGACTTCGCCGAGGCGGTCAACGAGGAGACCGACGGCGAGGGTGTGGACCTCGTGCTCGACGGCATCGGCGGCGAGACGAGTCAGCAGAGCCTCGACTGCCTCGCCCACGGCGGGCGGATGGTCGCCTACGGCGCGGCGAGCGGTCAACCGGGCCAGCTCGACACGAGCACGCTGTTGTTCAACAACTTCAGCATCTACGGCTACCACCTCGGCCAGGCGATGCAGCGCGACCCGGGCCGCGTGCTCGGCGCGGTCGACCACCTCACGGAGCTGCTCACCGGTGGGGACCTCGAAGTCGTAGTCGGCGAGACGTTCCCGCTCTCGGAGGCGGCGGCCGCCCACGAGTACATCGAGAACCGCGAGAGTTCGGGAAAAGTCGTCCTCGAACCCTAA
- a CDS encoding 6-hydroxymethylpterin diphosphokinase MptE-like protein: MNFAEWEPVYEAVLADFGFQRAADEAVRDRLAEFAQPFDTARLDVAGEPVVVAGAGPSLESDLDELDEFHRIFAASTAADRCLDCGVGVDCMVTDLDKNPETAKRLSHDGTAVAVHAHGDNRDLVERVVPDLDTRNVLATTQAAPMEAVGNFGGFTDGDRAAFLADHCGVSELQFAGWDLDDDSVDATKRRKLAWAERLLYWLEQRRGERFSVLDGRREGIDTSALPVG, translated from the coding sequence ATGAACTTCGCCGAATGGGAACCCGTCTACGAGGCGGTCCTCGCGGACTTCGGCTTCCAGCGCGCCGCCGACGAGGCGGTTCGCGACCGGCTCGCCGAGTTCGCCCAACCGTTCGACACTGCTCGTCTCGATGTCGCCGGCGAACCCGTCGTGGTCGCCGGTGCGGGCCCCTCGCTCGAATCGGATCTCGATGAACTCGACGAATTCCACAGGATATTCGCCGCCTCGACCGCCGCCGACCGCTGTCTCGACTGCGGCGTCGGGGTCGACTGCATGGTGACGGACCTCGACAAGAACCCCGAAACCGCGAAACGGCTCTCCCACGATGGAACCGCGGTCGCGGTCCACGCCCACGGCGACAATCGGGATTTGGTCGAGCGCGTGGTCCCCGACCTCGATACCCGGAACGTGCTCGCGACCACCCAGGCCGCGCCGATGGAGGCGGTGGGGAATTTCGGTGGGTTCACCGACGGCGACCGCGCGGCCTTTCTCGCCGACCATTGCGGGGTGAGTGAGTTGCAATTCGCCGGCTGGGATCTCGACGACGATTCTGTGGATGCGACGAAACGTCGAAAACTGGCCTGGGCCGAGCGGTTGCTCTACTGGCTCGAACAGCGCCGTGGCGAGCGGTTCTCGGTGCTCGACGGTCGGCGCGAGGGGATCGATACCAGCGCGTTGCCGGTCGGTTAG
- the folP gene encoding dihydropteroate synthase, whose protein sequence is MQTVEAAGLPIGDDHPPRVMGVLNVSDESTYDPSVFTDPDEAASYVDGLVEEGADIVDIGLESANKRFEVLSADEELDRLDTALETLDRTARDAVFSIETRYHEVAAAALDAGFDMVNDICGFADPEMAPTCEARDAAVVKMASPPDLTRPGALTSVDEIHDALARDLTDETIVDPAFGGWSEAKTLDDDREIFHRLGEFRDLARPMLVSINRKNFLGEVVGRETDERLPASLAATALAVERGANVIRTHDVAETRDAALIGDALGASDLADPTAQR, encoded by the coding sequence ATGCAGACCGTCGAGGCCGCCGGACTCCCTATCGGCGACGACCATCCGCCGCGGGTCATGGGCGTGCTCAACGTCAGCGACGAGTCGACCTACGACCCGAGCGTGTTCACCGACCCGGACGAGGCCGCGAGCTACGTCGATGGCCTCGTCGAGGAGGGTGCGGACATCGTCGATATCGGGCTCGAATCCGCCAACAAGCGCTTCGAGGTGCTCTCGGCCGACGAGGAGCTCGACCGGCTCGACACCGCGCTCGAAACCCTCGACCGGACCGCGCGCGACGCGGTGTTCTCGATCGAGACCCGGTATCACGAGGTCGCCGCAGCCGCGCTCGATGCGGGCTTCGACATGGTGAACGACATCTGTGGCTTCGCGGACCCGGAGATGGCACCGACCTGTGAGGCCCGCGATGCCGCAGTGGTGAAGATGGCAAGCCCGCCCGATCTCACTAGACCAGGGGCACTCACGTCCGTCGACGAGATCCACGACGCGCTCGCCCGTGACCTCACGGACGAAACGATCGTCGACCCCGCCTTCGGCGGCTGGAGTGAGGCCAAGACCCTCGACGACGACCGCGAGATCTTCCATCGGCTGGGGGAGTTCCGCGACCTCGCTCGCCCCATGCTGGTCTCGATAAATCGGAAGAACTTCCTCGGCGAGGTCGTGGGTCGGGAGACCGACGAGCGCCTCCCCGCGAGCCTCGCGGCGACCGCCCTCGCGGTCGAGCGCGGCGCGAACGTGATCCGGACTCACGACGTGGCCGAGACCCGCGACGCCGCCCTCATCGGCGACGCGCTCGGCGCTTCCGACCTCGCGGACCCGACCGCCCAGCGATGA